One region of Primulina tabacum isolate GXHZ01 chromosome 1, ASM2559414v2, whole genome shotgun sequence genomic DNA includes:
- the LOC142548233 gene encoding NAC domain-containing protein 40-like, which yields MSEENSRKAPLSRNFMDISIAEASAMFPGFRFSPTDDELIQYYLKKKLQGFEDGLEVIPELDICRHEPWDLPAQSMIQSDNEWFFFSPRGKKYPSGSQSKRATASGYWKATGKERIVKSGSTLIGTKRSLVFHMGRAPRGQRTEWIMHEYCATEKSQDDMVVCRLRKNSEFHVGDSLIRNFNNQSDLPSANDCGVEMLDKEQSPILEGADVAESCSKECSNSYNSNSVEQVDTGHESDEKISNEFDSSSPKESCAAEEDCYADIMKDDIIKLDYSSLNEIRASGKCEPDMASKQPGQDTNLQGTGSQRLRQGKQTPKTYQREPSDTDHKSDKENLSIDSVPNLGSLQAAENSIDHFVASNYKVSSMIIFLVILILLVTFFLKGDSWETQKLIGVFKFRKWKDINWNRYLPSVMWR from the exons ATGAGCgaagaaaattcaagaaaagcACCTTTATCGAGGAACTTTATGGACATTTCGATAGCAGAAGCCTCTGCAATGTTTCCAGGGTTCAGGTTTTCGCCGACCGACGATGAATTGATACAGTATTACCTGAAGAAGAAGCTTCAAGGTTTTGAAGATGGTCTAGAAGTCATTCCCGAGCTTGATATTTGCAGACACGAGCCTTGGGATTTACCAg CTCAATCTATGATTCAATCGGACAACGAATGGTTCTTTTTCTCTCCTCGTGGGAAGAAGTATCCAAGTGGATCTCAAAGCAAAAGGGCGACTGCTAGTGGATACTGGAAGGCCACAGGTAAAGAACGCATTGTGAAATCGGGTTCGACTCTGATTGGGACGAAGAGGAGTCTGGTTTTCCATATGGGCCGGGCACCAAGAGGGCAAAGAACAGAGTGGATAATGCACGAGTATTGTGCAACTGAGAAATCTCAG GATGACATGGTTGTTTGCCGCCTTCGAAAGAATAGTGAATTTCACGTGGGCGACAGTTTGATAAGGAATTTTAATAATCAAAGTGATTTGCCATCGGCTAATGATTGTGGAGTTGAGATGCTTGATAAGGAACAATCTCCCATCCTCGAAGGAGCCGATGTGGCTGAGAGCTGTTCGAAGGAGTGCAGCAACAGTTACAATTCTAATTCTGTGGAACAGGTTGACACTGGTCATGAATCTGATGAGAAAATCAGTAATGAATTTGACTCGTCAAGCCCGAAAGAG AGTTGTGCGGCGGAAGAGGATTGTTATGCCGATATAATGAAAGATGACATCATTAAACTAGATTATTCCTCACTAAACGAGATTCGAGCATCTGGCAAATGTGAGCCTGATATGGCGTCTAAGCAGCCAGGTCAGGATACTAATCTTCAGGGCACTGGGAGTCAGCGGCTTAGACAGGGAAAACAAACACCAAAAACTTACCAGAGAGAGCCATCTGATACTGATCACAAGTCTGATAAAGAAAATCTTTCCATTGACAGTGTGCCAAATTTGGGTTCTCTGCAGGCAGCAGAGAACTCAATTGATCACTTCGTGGCTTCAAATTATAAAGTTTCATCCATGATTATCTTTCTGGTTATCCTAATCTTACTGGTTACGTTCTTCTTAAAGGGAGATTCTTGGGAAACTCAGAAGTTAATTGGCGTCTTCAAGTTTCGAAAATGGAAAGATATCAACTGGAATCGTTATCTCCCATCTGTCATGTGGAGATAA